Proteins from one Aspergillus nidulans FGSC A4 chromosome VIII genomic window:
- a CDS encoding ankyrin repeat domain-containing protein (transcript_id=CADANIAT00002518), with amino-acid sequence MDAEPSSILLIEPQSPGQTSAESDGSLTPQRTAVINRSPKGQPISPTSKFNNLILKLAASTPPAKEAKEKLLLAVEKLISDGASLDCTDSSRRTPLHRACASGTRDMIALLLRHGPELKGARDRRGNTPLHVVCSERRGSAFDLRTAVSFFIDAGVDVNCVNEEGVTALHLIAERGEEEWISTVELLLQNGAQIGLGDGMGKTALHKATVAGCAELVEALLQNGAAVDAVDDLGHSALHMCVVSESLEAMEVLLRYGADVNLRDGRGHTVLHLVCRYGWVEAVDMLMENGADVEIKDQDGLTALQLAKETGAEELTPRQSW; translated from the exons ATGGATGCAGAGCCGTCGAGTATACTGCTGATCGAGCCGCAGTCGCCTGGCCAAACGAGCGCAGAGTCGGATGGTTCTCTTACACCTCAACGCACGGCAGTGATT AATCGCTCGCCCAAAGGGCAGCCAATATCGCCAACAAGTAAattcaacaacctcatcctcaagctTGCCGCATCAACGCCGCCTGCCAAGGAAGCTAAAGAGAAATTGCTCCTCGCAGTCGAGAAGCTGATCTCCGACGGAGCGAGTCTCGACTGCACGGACAGCAGTAGGCGCACACCCTTGCACCGTGCGTGCGCCAGCGGCACGAGGGACATGATCGCGCTGCTTCTCCGCCATGGCCCAGAACTGAAAGGCGCGCGCGATCGACGTGGGAACACGCCGCTGCATGTCGTCTGCTCCGAGAGAAGAGGGTCGGCATTTGACCTTCGGACTGCGGTGAGTTTCTTCATTGATGCAGGGGTTGATGTGAATTGCGTGAATGAGGAGGGCGTGACGGCCCTGCATCTCATCGCCGAgcgaggagaggaagaatggATTAGCACGGTGGAGCTACTGCTGCAGAATGGGGCGCAGATTGGCTTGGGCGATGGGATGGGAAAGACGGCGCTGCACAAGGCTACCGTCGCCGGGTGCGCAGAGCTGGTAGAGGCATTGTTGCAGAATGGAGCGGCAGTTGACGCGGTGGATGATCTGGGCCACTCGGCGCTGCATATGTGCGTGGTCAGTGAGAGTCTCGAGGCGATGGAGGTGCTGCTGAGGTACGGGGCGGATGTGAATTTGAGGGATGGACGGGGCCATACAGTACTGCATCTGGTCTGCCGTTACGGATGGGTTGAAGCGGTGGATATGCTGATGGAGAATGGGGCAGACGTCGAGATCAAGGACCAGGACGGGTTGACGGCGTTGCAGTTAGCTAAAGAGACTGGGGCTGAAGAGCTA ACACCGAGGCAATCCTGGTGA